A stretch of Plasmodium chabaudi chabaudi strain AS genome assembly, chromosome: 14 DNA encodes these proteins:
- a CDS encoding CIR protein, protein MTEDMCRSFISVWTDFPDQLDGGNYKFSDDGYCEALFTDNKCNTDFDKINAVCFWLFKKIMWDSSSSSIKEKINTDIIHYIMTWLIYMLRLKDDDKTGNVTKFNNKCINYDMNYINSIKDTNAYKIYKDLINSKLYLMNNDIKNISMFYDAFKSLCNVYNEFNEDDPVCSTYLVKAKEFVKKYNELNNASDITKDSLYYQVLSTLSNDYDNFIKKRGAVCVDFPPLSAYSQSSSTKSAIISVTFIFVAIPIFLGIAYKYSLFGFDKRLHKQYLREKVKKIKTKMNDYI, encoded by the exons atgACTGAAGATATG tGTAGAAGTTTCATCAGTGTATGGACGGATTTTCCCGATCAATTGGATGGAGGAAACTATAAATTTAGTGATGATGGATATTGTGAAGCATTGTTCACTGATAATAAGTGTAATACCGATTTCGATAAAATTAATGCTGTATGTTTTTggttatttaaaaaaattatgtggGATTCTTCTTCGTCATCGATtaaggaaaaaattaataccGACATCATCCACTACATTATGACATGGctaatttatatgttaaGATTAAAGGATGATGACAAAACCGGCAATgtaacaaaatttaataataaatgtataaattatgatatgaattatattaattctaTAAAAGATACTAATGCTTATAAGATTTATAAGGATCTTATAAATAGTAAACTATATTTGATgaataatgatattaaaaatatatctatgTTTTATGATGCATTTAAATCTTTATGTAATGTGtataatgaatttaatGAAGACGATCCAGTTTGCTCGACATATTTAGTGAAAGCTAAAgaatttgttaaaaaatataatgaactTAATAATGCTTCTGATATTACTAAAGATAGCCTCTATTATCAAGTATTGTCTACTTTATCAAATgattatgataattttataaagaaaCGTGGTGCTGTATGTGTTGATTTTCCACCTCTTTCAGCTTATTCACAAAGCTCATCAACAAAAAGTGCAATAATTTCAgttacatttatatttgttgcAATACCAATTTTCTTGGGAATTGCTTATAAg tattcatt
- a CDS encoding CIR protein: MAIEACKILRDVDGYFKDEIVDESKFNNSGLFTYKCPYDKQNRRFRPCENNNERVNTLGVYLYEKLNGIANKLNGEENNANRHVEIFMMWLGDKSYKLDKNKTATLEDSYKDNLEKYTGNFKYWNVIDSKRVYKRANIWYMSELYKLLKSICSIVIEYNKNKSKKKIEQISSECYQKFMNINKDIKDCYSYFHLLKYLKSIYDGIRNDAIKDADIKKAAIKKNFITNSGIKKAVNKVMSSQKIDLSQALEHVLNDLTISLKDLTTPEWNQRFSDESDQIIDFHTQKCVELYSELAEQVKKDTPQNAPTEQSQSGGNKLETQQQEETPTALPQKQDSPSPSQPPEQPKDIQEKTPSAPEKELSQPQLPNSPQPQEPTLETNQEGSDKSSKGPLSNEKKPEPPPSLPGEEKKEPQNTQTSTPGGQSNDDPQPPTHTQDLGSPDSKQINTPDPPPKKQSQTSVDSSSKTSNLGIISKDTGINIEKNTPQLLKIKDMFKGYNRPEIVITVILIPIISLIIYKYLSRERTKKSEKKNMKKVINLAYGKRKTQIIIKSCDRTKDLKPVINSVDRKKDSLLNIPKLMQANSIPFINLFFLLIFLSIKENTIFWNYKFKNFYFGANIL; the protein is encoded by the exons ATGGCTATTGAAGCa TGTAAAATACTTCGCGACGTTGATGGATATTTTAAAGATGAAATTGTTGATGAGagcaaatttaataattccgGTTTATTCACATATAAATGCCCCTATGATAAGCAAAATCGAAGGTTTCGCCCttgtgaaaataataatgaaagaGTTAACACTTTGGGGGTGTATTTATACGAAAAATTGAATGGTATTGCTAATAAGTTAAACggagaagaaaataatgctAATCGGCATGTTGAGATTTTTATGATGTGGCTAGGCGATAAATCATATAAGCTagataaaaacaaaaccGCAACATTGGAGGATTCTTATAAAGATAATTTAGAAAAGTATACaggaaattttaaatattggAACGTTATAGATAGTAAAAGGGTTTATAAGAGAGCTAATATTTGGTATATGAGTGAATTGTACAAATTACTTAAATCTATATGCAGTATAGTTATtgaatataacaaaaacaaGAGCAAGAAGAAAATCGAACAAATTTCCTCCGAATGTTACCAgaaatttatgaatattaataaagatattaaagattgttattcatattttcatttattaaaatacttaaaaagtatatatgatGGTATTAGAAATGATGCTATTAAAGATGccgatattaaaaaagccgctattaaaaaaaactttattACAAATAGTGGTATTAAAAAAGCTGTTAATAAAGTCATGTCCTCCCAAAAAATAGATTTAAGCCAAGCATTAGAACATGTATTGAATGATTTAACTATTTCTCTTAAAGATCTAACTACACCAGAATGGAATCAAAGGTTTTCGGATGAGTCTGATCAAATAATTGATTTCCATACTCAAAAATGCGTTGAATTATATTCTGAACTTGCGGAACAGGTGAAAAAAGATACACCACAAAACGCACCGACAGAACAATCCCAATCAGGAGGTAATAAATTAGAAACACAACAACAAGAAGAAACACCAACAGCACTACCACAAAAACAAGATTCACCATCTCCATCACAACCTCCAGAACAACCAAAAGATATTCAAGAGAAAACACCATCAGCACCTGAAAAAGAACTATCTCAACCTCAATTACCAAATTCCCCTCAACCACAAGAACCAACGTTAGAAACTAACCAAGAAGGTTCAGATAAATCATCAAAAGGCCCACTAAGTAATGAAAAGAAACCAGAACCTCCCCCTTCTTTACCAggagaagaaaaaaaagagcCACAAAATACTCAAACGTCAACACCAGGTGGTCAAAGTAATGATGATCCACAACCGCCAACCCATACGCAAGATCTTGGATCACCAGATagtaaacaaataaatactCCAGATCCACCCCCTAAGAAGCAATCTCAAACATCAGTTGATTCGAGCAGTAAAACGTCTAATCTAGGAATTATATCAAAAGACACCGGAATCAatatcgaaaaaaatacaccacaattattaaaaatcaAAGATATGTTTAAAGGATATAACCGTCCTGAAATTGTAATTACAGTTATTTTAATACCTATTATTTcgttaattatttataag TATTTGTCTCGTGAACGGACAAAAAAAtcggaaaaaaaaaacatgaaaaaagttataaatttagcttatggaaaaagaaagacacaaataattataaaatcatGTGATAGGACCAAAGATCTAAAACCGGTTATAAATTCAGTTGACAGAAAAAAAGattcattattaaatataccCAAACTTATGCAAGCCAATTCTAtaccatttattaatttattttttttgctaatttttttgtctataaaagaaaatacgATTTTTTggaattataaatttaaaaacttttattttggagctaatattttatga